CTTAAAGTTTGGAGGAGCAGTAGAGTTCTGTCTGCCATCTTTATTGTCAACTGTACATTTCCCCTCAGAGCTACATCTAGAGGCTGCCCATCCCGCAGTAACACCCGGGTTCTTTTCCTTCACCCTTCGTTCCCGGGAGTTTGCCGAATGCCTCCTCCCCCACAGCCACTCTGCCTTAGCCTCTTTCCCTGCCAAGCTCCCCTCTCTCCTGGTTGCATAGTTCTCCACCCCCCATCTTGCCTTCTCTCAACCCTTCTCACTTCTCCCTGTAGAAGAAGCATGGCCCCATGCTGCCTGTGCAGACAGGGCATTTCAAACACAGCGTGGCTCACCCTCATCCCATGCCTCCCAGCCTGAATCTCTGCACCAAGCAGCCGTGGGTAGGTTGTTGCTTCTGTTCAGGCAGGTTGCTTGGCCACCTGCTCACCCTTCCTGTGGTCAGTGACAGAAATGGGCTAATGGTGAGGTCGCGACTGCACCCCATGGCCTAGGCCAGCTACTTCTCTCCATCCTCAGTGTGCGCAGACTCCTCCTGACTCCGGCTTCCCAGAAAGGCCCCGGGGAGACAGGAGTCGCAGCCAGCTGCTCTCTTAATTAAGGAATGCAGGGAGTGGCCCCTTTGAACTCACCTGCTAATTTACTCGAGCACACTCCCCCCTGTGGCTGGGTAATTAATGTGGTGTGAACCAGTGATTAGCAGCAGTTCCAGGGAGAACCTGCCTGCCTCAAGACTTAACccttcccagcacctggaaggcagcgAACGCCTCTTTCTTGAGTCTGCCTTTCTCCACTGTCACATAGCAGAAGGAAAGATTGTCCCCTTTGGGGACGTAGGCTCTTTTCTGTCAACTGGCAGGGGAAGTGTTAGAGGACCACTGGGGGTGACCGTGTCCTCCAAAGGAATTAAGGATCCGGCCCACTTTGCTTCACTCTTGCACCCCACAAACCATGCTGGTCTCACGCACTACAGAATCACCCTGCACAATCTGACGGACGCTTTCAGGTCATCAGCTCACGCCAAGCCCGTGTTTGGCGGCACAGGAGATAAAAAGTGAAAGAGACCTGCTCTGATGAGATCGGGACTCCTGCTCAGCATCAGACTATCTCTCTCTGCAGCCATCTTTCCTGTCTCTGATGAGATCGGGACTCCTGCTCAGNNNNNNNNNNNNNNNNNNNNNNNNNNNNNNNNNNNNNNNNNNNNNNNNNNNNNNNNNNNNNNNNNNNNNNNNNNNNNNNNNNNNNNNNNNNNNNNNNNNNATCAGACTATCTCTCTCTGCAGCCATCTTTCCTGTCTCTGGCCTCTTGCAGGCGGGGTTAAAACCTGAGCCTCACTGTGGACCAGATCCCTAGTAAACCCTGACTGGTGTGTTCACCGCCAACATTAAGAGAGAGATCCAGTTattgaccccacccccaccccgcaggTGAGCACACGGAAGAACAGAAGTTACTTTTCTGACGGTTTCATGGCCAAACTTGGAAGCAAGACTAACTCTAGAGATTGTGTTCAAAACCACTACCCTCATCTGGCTTGTACTCTAAGGCTCACTCAAACACCCTTCCTTCAACTAATGCCTCCCCGGCCCTCCAGCCACCCAGGCCTTTCTTTGCCCATGGCATCCTGTGCACACTTCTGGCATTGTTCACGTTGCATTGATTGTAATTATTGGGTTACACACTCCATCTCCTCTTCTAAACTTCGAACTCCTTAAGGGCAGGGGCTAAGCCTTTCatctctgtgtccccagcacctggcagctaaatagatgctcaataaatgctTGATGAATAGATGACAGAATTAACAAGAGAGCCATAAATGAGTCCCCTCCCTTGGCTTCTCTGTCCCACAGCCAGAAACTCCCAAACCCTGCTGGGACTTCTGTCCAGCAGACCTTCTATTCTCTGGACATTTCCTTCCTAGTTCAGGCCCTCCTGTATCTCAgactcccttcctcttcttctcccaagCTGCTCTGCACAAAAACAGTCCCTTGCCTCCAACCGGGACTTCTTACGGCATCCCTTCTGTCCATCAGTGGCACACTCACCTGGTGCAATGCTTGTTAGAACTAAGATTCCTGGGCTCATATCCACCCACTAAGCCAGCAACCCTGGGAACTTGAGTATTTAACAAGGAGAGCCATTGCTGTCCAGAATATCTGAACCCAGGGTTCAACCTGCATAATCAGACTCCAATGTCCCCTTCCACTCTTCCCACATAGCGTTCCAGAGACTGCTCCCGGACTGCCCTTCGTTGTTCCTGGAGCCTACTTGGTACTTTCCCACTACAGACTCTTCACATACTCTACCCTCTCCTTGTGTTCAAGCCCCATCAGAACCGCTGGCCTCCTTTTTCTCTTGCTATCTAAATCATGCTCAAAGTCTCCTGCTCAGGACACAGTCCCTGCCCAGGTCCACAgacaccttccccccacccctcacaCGATGCTGACTGCCTGTGTGCCAGTGGCCTTCACTCTTCCTGACGTGTCTCTTTCCACAGGCAGGGACTCTCTCCCCAAACCCTCTTGCTCACCAGCTCCCATCCTATATGTCTAACTCCTGATTCAACGATACCAAAGCCTGATACCCATTTGACTGGGAAGCCAGAGGCTATGCAGGACAACACACAACGATCCACACCCAGGACATTTAGAAGTCTTTCTCAAGGGCAACATCTTAAGAAAACTTCCCTGCTAGGGATAGGGGTGTTCAGTAATAGAGCATTCCAGAGGCCTTCCATTCCATCCCTAGTactgagggaaggaggaggaggaggaggggggaggaagaggaagaagaggaagagaaagaggatgaggaggaggaagaggaggagaataaGTTAAATAACTAAAAGTAGAGAATAAGAGTGAGGAGGGGTAACTGTGACAGAGTAGACCTGTGCTCAGCCCCTCTGTGACCCCAGAAAGCTACCTAACCTGACACTGGCTTTAAATTCCTTCTCCACTAATACTTCCACCAGTGCTACAAGAAGCTCAGCTCTGAGACTGGTCCTCAGCCTTACATCAAAGCAAAAGGGGTACCCGTGTCTAGCAGTCATTCACTTATTCAACAGCTGTTTATTAAATAATGAACATGTCCAGCCCAAAAACAAATGCAAGAGGTGCTGCTTAGCAGCCTATGGAAACTATGAAGCTACGACCAGCAATGTGTCAGGGGCATAAGGGGAGAGTAAGTGCCCATGGACACAGAGGCCTGTCACCCTGCCATAGTCAGGAAGCCTTGAAGGTTGCCTGATGGGGTGCAGAGCCAGCCTGGGTCTGCCAGGATAGATGGAAGAGCATGCCTGCTGGGGAAGTCAATACAATATGCACAAACTTCAAATGGGTGCATAAGGTTCTAAATAGAAGCAATCTGGCTGGGACGGCCAGAGAGGACTGGGGATGTGGGCAGCCAGCCTGGAGAAGCAGGGGAGCCTCGCATGCCAAGCTTGGGGTTTAGTCTTTATCCAGTGGGCAGCAGAAGGCTTTCAAAGATTTTTAAGCAGAGGGGAAGTGGCGCTCAGAACTGCAGCTCAGAGGGCTGTTTGTGGCAATGATGATGATTAGACACAACCACGAGCAGGAGTGGATGCAGAATGGCCTGGTGACAATCTGGCAAGGAGCACATGGGCTGTGTGGGTGTGCTTGTCACCATGCCTTGGCAAGGCACATGCCCAGAAAAGGGGCTGACTTACAAGAATCCGCTCCTGAAAGCCCAGTTAGGCCCAGCCGGGACTGAAGCCAACTTCCACTTTATTTGGGATGCTTTCACTTTCGAGACATCTTGTTTTGAGTCAAGATTCCTCCTTCTGAACATGGGACTTTCCGGCAGGACCACAGCTCCTGCCCTGCACTCATTTGGCCCAGGATACCCTGATTTGCTGAGGAAGTCTTCCGAAGGAGGACGTCGGCCATGTGGTGCCTCTGGGGTCTTCTTCTCTGCGAAGGTAAGTGAAGCAGATGGACAGATAGCCTGTCCTCTGGGGAGCTGAAAGCCCCTACCCCGCTGCCCTCATCAGACCTCTGGGCAGCGGCCTCTCAAAACCAAGTAAGAACCCAGAAACTAAggagaagtggagaaaggagCAAAGTCTGGGGCAGCCTAACACAGGGTTTCAGATGAAATTGAGTGGCAGCGTTAGTGGCATCTGTAGCCAGGAGACGCCGCCTGTTCTAGGACCCAGAGTAGCTTAACATGATGGCAGTTTTGAGAGGTTGGGTGCAGGGATGATGGGGATCTGACGGCACTGGCACATGGGGACTCTACAGtccagggagaagaggggagcGTAAAGCAGAGCGGGGCTCCCTACGGTCTGAGGGATGTGATTATCAGCCTGAAGGAATGCTAGGGTCCCTCTCTGTATCCTGTAAAAGGGGAGAAAGACATTGGGTAGAGAAGAAAGATGACAGCAGGTTAAACATGGTCCCTGTGGGCTTGAGAATAGTCTCCAAATACTCAGTGGCCCCTCCATCTGTGCCTGAGTCCCCCCTCTTTGATCAACAAGTAGTCAACATGACAAGGTAACTGCTGCAGGGCCAGGATGGAGTTCACAGACCCCGAGACACTGTTGCATCCTTCAGGGACTCATACGGACTAAACAAGAACTCACCACATTCTCAGACCTTCGATCGTTGTTAGAGAGGATCTTACTGGCAACAGAGGACGGCACACTAGCACTGATACAGCCTCCCCGTCCTGTTTAGAGGAGGAAGGTGACAAGctgaaggtcacacagctgaTTTGTGGCAGAGCCAGGACACGAGAGAACCTCAGTTTCAACTGACATTTCCCATGAACACTTATCCGGTCAGGATGGAGATGGCTGGGCCCAGAGATGGCAAGGATGTGGGTAAGGACTAGGGTCGCAGCCAGCAGAGTAGCCAGGCTGAACAGGTCTCCTTATCCCAACTCCCAGCCTTGGGTACATTACATATCATCCTAACCTTTCCCTGTATCCCAAGGTCTCCTCCTATGCCAGGCTTGAGGTCAGTTCTCTGCAAACTCAGTGCAATTTCCTGAACTCCTGCAGTCGTGTATTAAGCCGGGGCACTACAAGTACATGGATGAAGGCATTTGCTCTTGACCTGAAAGAGTTCATGGCCTGCTGGGACATGCTGATTCAGAAACAGACAATAATAAGACAGGGGTGCTGATCCCTGATCACtgtgggaaaacagaaagaatgtacACCTGCAGTGAGAGACGGGAGAGGTTAGAGGTGATGGCGATCTTCCAGAGAAAGCATGAACAAGGCAGAAAAAGAGTCAAGAGGGCAGCTCAAGAAGGGTTGTCTTCCTCATACTTCACACTCAAACCTCAGAAAAGCCagcatctttctctctcatctcctttctgtctctgtccttgtATCAGATGCAATGATACGTGATGGATCCCAAAGACCTGGGTACACACTCTGAgttctcagttctctccttcactcTCTGGACCTAATCTAATCCCAGCGTTTGCTAGTTTACActatttgtctctctgtctcaatcctccccttccccacagtTCCCTACCTTTGTTCAAGTAGCCATCACCTCTCTCTTGCATTGATATAAACAGCCTTGAACTTCCCCCACCTCGAATGCATTCTCCATGCCTATgtgagacaacacacacacacacacacacacacacacacacacacacacacacacacacacaattattttggGCTTTTTAGCCCAGAAACCAATGCTGCCTTGTGGCATAGTGTAATCCGGCCAACTCTTGGCGACACTGCCTACTTCCTTCCCTCCACAGAACCAATTTCATTTCCCCATGCTCTCTCCCTTGCATTGCTCCTGGTGCTGCTCCTTCAGCCTGTAGACCTTCTCCATTCCTTTTCCTGTAGCCACTGCTTGACTGGCTGATTCCTGTCCCTCCTCCGGGTTGTTTCTTCTCCAAGGCTGCCCCAGGCTGGGTGAGGACTCCTATTAACCTACTTGTGTGCAGCCACTTTTTCTCATCATGATCCTTAATTTATTTTAGTGGCTGTTTTGAGGTCTGGTTTCTCCATGAACAGAGACTTAGattctcttcctgttttgttcCCTCATCTATGACACACACTACTACACCCTCAACTCAGCAcagctgctgggtggtggtggggggggctaattcaattccaagcaactCTGCTGTTTGCCAGGAGTAGGACAAAACACCTGCACAGGCAGATTCACCATGGTTTCTGTCCTTACAGCACTCCTTCCCATTGTGGTTATCAGTGTCCAAGTGCTAAGCAAGGTGGGAGACTCCGTGCTGCTGGACGCAGAGTGCCCTCCCGGCTTCCAAGTGCGGGAGGCCATCTGGCGATCTCTCTGGCCATCAGAGGAGCTCCTGGCCACATTTTTTCGAGGTTCCTTGGAAACTCTGTACCGCTCCCAATTCCTGGGCCGAGTCCAGCTGCATGGCAACCTCAGTCTGGAGCTTGGGCCCCTGAAAACTGAAGACAGTGGCAACTTCTCTTTGCTGATGGTGGATACAGGGGGTAAAATCTGGACCCAGACCCTGCATCTCAAAGTGTATGGTAAGTGTACCCAACACTGGTTCCCCTACTCTCCTCCTGAAAACTGCCAGCCGAGCACCTGAAGCCATAGCAGCTGAGGAGAGATAGGTTCCAGAAAGGCATGGCCTTTGGCCATGATGCTAAGTCAGAGAAGAGCTACTCCCCAGAAGTCACATCTACTCTTCCCAAGGGAGCACCTCACGAAGCAGCCAGCTTCACCAGTCCACCAACCTCATCTGTAAGCCGTTCATACTTTCCTTGGTTCAGCAGGCTTGGAAATGATGTTTACCCACCAGACCGTCACCTTTTTCCTCATTTGTACAGCGAGCCTTATAGCACATACTATGCACAGTGCCCGTAAAGATGCAGCACAGTGGTATGTGGGCAGAGCGGCCTGTCGATCCACTCTATGGTATCATCATggtactattattttatttaccgctaaaaagaaaagaaaaatgtggcatAGCACGTAAATAGTTTTTACTTACTAGTTAAATTCAACTTGAACCATAATTAATTATAgaatttttgtttgatatttctgtttttttcaattaaatttatttttctaaaacaatcttttctcattttacatacttatcccagttcccacttcctccaccttccaccaccaccaccccggccgcccccattcactcctcagagagggtaaggcttcccaagtGGGCTcgacaaagtctgacacatcactttgaggcaggaccaaggccctgccCCCtttatctagactgagcaaggtatccctccaaaacgaatgaccaagctacacaactgttacccgcattcagtgggcctagtttgggtcctatgcaggttcccccactatcagtccagagtcagtgaattcacactagctcgggtcagctgtttctgtgggcatCCCCATTATGGTCACGAGGTCACGATCCCTTTGTccatattattgctcctctctctcttgaaCTGGGTCTCTGGAAGCTCCGCCCAAtgcttaactgtggatctctgcctctgcttccatcagttgctgcatGAAGAGTCTATGAAGACAATTAAAGTAGTTGTCAATCTGATttcaggggaaggccagttcagacaccctctccatggtggcttagggtcttagctggggtcatccttgtggattcctgggaatttccctaatgCCAGGTTTtttgttagccccataatggctccctcaatcacgGTGTCTCTTTCCTGGCTCtccccctctgtccttccccatcttaaccatcccattccctcatgttctctttctccctcccctcctcccctccctctcccctttcattctcccttcccccccaccctACCACACTCCCATTatggagtttttgttgttttgtggaggttttgttgttttctttcttccttttgcttttttttatttctgttgttataaaGTTAGCGCTAAGAATtcaacccagggctttgtacttACTAAGAACCAATTCTAACAGGAATCTAGACCATCCCCGCCCCAGCCTGATTTTTCCTAAAAGGTCTTTTAGTTGGCTGTGATAGGTAATACatgcccataatcctagcacttgggagtctgaggcaggaggattgctgtgaattcaaggccaacctgagctgcaTTACTTAAAAGCTAAACATAgtcactatttttatttcttagggTTCCTGGGGTGGGCTTTGCTTCACAATGCCAGCATTGCCTCTTGTGCAGCTGCAActgtccctgcagctggagtggATGAATTAGCTCAGGATAAAATGAgttctctttctcagtctctctccctccctccctccctcccttcctctctccctctttcttttccttcctccctccctctctccctctctttctctccatctctctttctctctctccctcccctcctccttcccccccctcctccaCTATCTCCATCCACTTCTGCTGCTCCAGGCCTTTTTAACTCCCATTCATCTCCTTTATCTAATGGCATGAGACAAAAATGTGAGTGGCCCCACACTGCTGGTTCAGTAAATACTCAAAAGTGTGGACGGTTGCCGAGAGTCCAAATTCAAGGATGGAAACTGGGGATaggtgaggggctggaaagaggaggcaggagagggagatgCTGTAAGCAAACTGGGGAAGATTCTCAAAGCCCCAAGACAGCTGTCTTACCTGCCCTTGGGCCAGCCGTTCAGGATGCTGATTTACAGTTAGAGGGTGCATGTCCAGAAATGCGAAGGCCTGAAGCAAGTTGTGCATCTCATCAGGCAGAATGCTGGCTGGATCTCAGAACTATGCAGCCCCCTACCCCAGTGCCCTTGTACAGGGAATAACCTCCACAGCCACGCAGGCCATGgagcctctctccttctccacgTCTCAGCGGATGCACATGGGAAACAAGGACATTAAGGGTAGTGATGCATGCAGCACCCACACCACTAAGCCCTAAAATGCCTTGTTCTTGGTATCTGAATTACAGATTTTAAGGAAATTGCTGTTTTATTGCTTCCAAATACATAGCGTGATTAGAACTAATTGCAGGAAGCTGCCAGGCAGCCGTCCTTAGGAGCTCGGTTTTGACAATAGATAAGAATGATTTGAATTAGCGGATCGGTTACCAGAAATGTCGATGGGTGTTTCTACTGTGCCTGATCGTGTTTGGAGGCAGCTTGTCCTCTTAAGTGGTGTAAATATCCCCCCTGTAATCTCTGTTTATACTATTAGTATGCCCagcaaatcatttcttttttcatatcaCAAATCCCACCAGATTGAGCTGGCATTAACGAGGTTTTACTCTGCTTGACTTTGGAATGCTGTCAGCGACTCAGCCCTCCTGTTGTCACTATAATGCTCTCCCACTGGCCCCATTGCTCGAGACTAGGGATTTACTCATCAATCTATAAAGGAATGAGGAGCCGCTGCTTAGGATGCCAGGACATTATTAGTTAGTAGCCCAGGTATCCAACACCAGTTTGCCAGCACTAGAGAGCGAAGGTTACGGCGATGACAGAGCCCCTCCCTCCAGGCTCCTCATTCACTGCATTTTATGCCCTTCcaattattttcttgttcatCAGCATGtgtcagtgtctgtctccttcacccAAAGTGTGGGAATGTGGGTTCTTACCTGAACTAATGAATGCTCGTCATCCCTTGTTGACTGACTGGCGCGCTGTGAAAGGAGACATGAGCAGAGCGCCTGGAGAGTTCTGAGTCACACCTGAGCTATAAGGGAAGGTGGCCCAGTCAAGGCATAAAGCAGTGTGTCTGACAGGGGTGGGGGGACTCTTAAAGGATGCCTAGGAGGTCCCTAGGTGGGCAAGAAGGGGAAGAATAggaccaggcttggtggcacagcCCTGCAATTGCAGCATTCTGAAAGCGGAAGAGGGAAGATTGTGAGTGTGAGGACAAGCCAGAATATAGACTAAGACCTCCTTTAGAGGAGGCAGGGGGCATTTATGTGCACAGATGAGCCACACGAAAGCATGAAATGTACGAAATAGCACCTCATGGTTGGGAGAACTGCAAACCAATGGAATAGGCAAGGAAGACCAGCAGAGAGTGTAGCTAAAGAGATTGATATATATTATTCCATAAAAGCTTTAGCTACCAAGCTAAAGAATCAGTAACTGGAAGGTCAATGAGAttgaaaagcaaaagaagcaTCTAACCAGGCATAGAACCCTGACACCAAGCTGTGGACTCCGCCCAGCAGCCCTCTAACCTGCTATCATTCTTACACAGACACAGTACCCAAGCCCATGGTTCAAGTGTTCACTGCTGCAACAGAAGAGACTCAAGCCCCCAATACCTGCCAAGTCTTCTTGTCCTGCTGGGTCTCCAACATCAGTGACATAACCTATAGCTGGCGACGGGAGAGGACAATGGACGTTGATGCAGAACTGCACAGCTTTTTCTCAAATGGACAGCTGCTAAGTGTCTCACTGGGACTGGGAGACCAAGATGTGGCCTATACCTGCACTGCCTCCAACCCCGTCAGCTGGGATACGGCCACAGTCACTCCCTGGGAGAGTTGCCATCCCGAGGCAGGTATGCTAAGGACCAGTAGGCAACAGTTTGGGGATTATGGTGCAACAGACCcgtttctgactctgccttccatgATGCAGCCTCCGGGAAGGCTTCCTACAAGGATGTGCTGCTGGTGGTCGTGCCCATCTCACTCTTCCTGATTCTAGCTGGTCTCCTTGGGGTATGGCACCATGGCCTCTGCTCAGGTACGAGTCTGATATGTGCAGAACATGGGGGAAGGGATGTGAATGCCGGGAAGAAGCCGGGGCTGGACCTCCTCCCACTTGGATTCAGAGGCCTGCCTCTTTGCATCTCCTCTCTCATGTCTTGGCCCTCCCCTCACCCTTTGGTCTCCAACCAGAACAACTTGATCCTCCTTCTGCAGTTCCTCAAAGGAGCCACTTTCTCGCCTTCCCCACAGGCCTGTGCACACTATAGTCTCTCTGCCTAGAGCGCACGTTCTGTGATTTTTCCCTTTCCATCCTGCCCTCTCTTGCTGAGTCTTCAAGGTGAGTGTgttccaggaagccttccctaaCTCCCCCCCATCTGCCTACCTTCAGTCTGATTAATATCCTTCCTTTAATCGCCTTTACTAACTCCATCCCAAGGACTAATTACCTGTCTGCTCCTGCTGACTTTTGAGCCTCACCAAAGCAAAGGCTGGGTCACGAGGAGACATATCcgggtttgggggaggggggagtcccTTGAGCGTCACAGTTCCTGAGACAGGAACAGCAGTGGTAAATGGTTATTGAAGGAAAGTATTGATGAAATCGATGAATCCTACTCTCTTCTtgccaaccttttttttttatggttttttgggacaggatttctctgtgtaacagtcctgactgtcctggaactcgctttgtagaccaggctggcctcaaactcactgaggtccacctacctctgcctcccaagtgctgggattaaaggcttgaaccacctctgcccagctccaTGTCAACCATTCTTAGGAAAGGAAAGCCCGAGAGGagccccacctccatcccacacccccacccaacccccaccccacacccccaacTAGTGGCTGACAACACCAACTTCTACAGAAAAGCAGTGAAGAAACCTGGTCAACTCAGGTTTTAGGCTCTCTACACAGATAATTATCACTGCATCTGCCCAGATACCCTCTACCTTGCCCCTGAAGGAGCATCTCAGATGGCACAGACTTCATGGCTGCTTTCAGGCTGAGCTCGGTGGCCTTACTCTGTTAGCTGTGTCCTAGAAGACCAGGAGTGACAGGGACGTGCACATTTTTCTCaagaggcaggaagtggaggtagAGGTGGACAGCTTAGACCACACTCCATTTCGGGGGTCCCGTCTGTGAGAAAGAAGGTCTGTCCCACACCCTTTGCTCCCCAGGATTTGTGGTAAGAAGGTAGAAGCCAAGAAAAGATcagtttttaaagactgttttattgagctataaaccATACATTGTACAAGTCACCTAGTTAAAGTACACAATTTAATGGCTTTAAGTTAATCCAGAGCTTTACCTCCAACCCACAACCAATTTTAGAACATTTCTCTCACCTCCCCCACCAAAAGAAGATTATAACCACTTAGTCAACACTCACCAACCCCCCTGTGCTTTCCCCAGCCCTAGACAACCACGAGTctactttctttatctattctggGCAGTTCACATGAATCGAACCCCACTATGCGGTTCTCTGTGATAGGCTTCTCTCGCTTAACCTAACACCATAAAGGCTCATAAAAGAACAACTTTGGCCACCTGGGTGATGTAAAAGCTCCACACAATATGTCTAGGGACTGGTCCTAGCTCGGCCACGTGACATCTTGACATATAACCAAGCACGGCACAACCCTGACTCATGGTATGGGTGCAGACGATGTGTAGACATTAAGAAGAACGTCCTGTTCTTAACAGACATCTCCTTTCCCGTGAGGGGTGACTGGGCTCAGGACATCTAGTGTTCAGAGCCTGAGGACGAGTATGCCAAGAGACCCAACACTGAGGGATAACCTTCTGATCTTCTCAccagggaagaagaaggatgcTAGCACTGACAGAGTGGTTTCGGAGACGGAGAATCCCCTCGTGTAAGGTACACCATGAGGGACAGCGTAAACTGGCGCTTGGATCATGATGCGAGGCTCTGCCCAGTCACATGATGCTCCGCACCTGGAAACTTCCAGGATCCTCCTAACTTCCGCAAGTCTCCTGTCTGCCGCTAGAGAACAGCCAAGGAAGCCATCACCCTGGTtccaacctcctcctcctccctcctcttcacaCACACTGGATCTTCTCTGGGCAAGGTGGACTGAGAAGTTGCTTCCTTAAGAGCCCTGGACATTCTctagaacccacagaaacactGTCTATCCAAAGTACCCATGCTTCTAGCACTATATAGAAAGAGTTATCTATCAAGAGACTGCCTCTAGGCCAGGTATTGAGCCCTAAAAGATATCAGATGTTTGAACTAACAGGGAAATTGCCCCAGCCACTGCTAACTCCAACCCCAGCCCCTAGAATCTGAGATCCTTGTGT
The window above is part of the Microtus ochrogaster isolate Prairie Vole_2 unplaced genomic scaffold, MicOch1.0 UNK35, whole genome shotgun sequence genome. Proteins encoded here:
- the Slamf8 gene encoding SLAM family member 8 is translated as MWCLWGLLLCEALLPIVVISVQVLSKVGDSVLLDAECPPGFQVREAIWRSLWPSEELLATFFRGSLETLYRSQFLGRVQLHGNLSLELGPLKTEDSGNFSLLMVDTGGKIWTQTLHLKVYDTVPKPMVQVFTAATEETQAPNTCQVFLSCWVSNISDITYSWRRERTMDVDAELHSFFSNGQLLSVSLGLGDQDVAYTCTASNPVSWDTATVTPWESCHPEAASGKASYKDVLLVVVPISLFLILAGLLGVWHHGLCSGKKKDASTDRVVSETENPLV